A single Hippocampus zosterae strain Florida chromosome 17, ASM2543408v3, whole genome shotgun sequence DNA region contains:
- the LOC127590110 gene encoding decapping and exoribonuclease protein-like isoform X1: MYAATLSTRKEPYERCSPPFKERVEEGSFSLDTERRFHHDKSQMRYFVEPDKTPNFDLRNGYSDRYIKRDENVRKNLEHILQWILANKSKLMQRTDASYVSSALADFDFVTSRGRLTKVLCTPYEGQTEWSLAVTKFQGVFYINEVETENACRGRQNRTESHEENIYWGYKFEQYICADKVDGEPDSTGVVNSNEAFYSVVRTRLSDHRLLYSGEVDCRDKDPKAPAPPACYVELKTSGEMHTEKQRSKFHRFKLLKWWAQSFLLGVPRIVAGFKNDDGLVVSVRTYQTAEIPQLVQGEYLGWKPEVCMNFCSDFLSFVKRVVIEDDPHVVYLFSRKALSDVTFTVHRNSSYSFLPDWYVKEMS, encoded by the exons ATGTACGCTGCCACTTTGAGTACCAGAAAGGAGCCGTATGAAAGATGCTCGCCTCCGTTCAAAGAGCGAGTGGAGGAGGGTTCCTTCTCCCTCGACACGGAGCGACGATTCCACCACGACAAGAGTCAGATGAGATACTTTGTGGAACCTGACAAGACACCAAATTTTGACCTGAGGAACGGCTACAGTGATCGCTACATAAAGAGAGATGAGAATGTCAGAAAAAATCTGGAACACATCCTGCAATGGATCTTGGCCAACAAGTCGAAACTCATGCAGAGGACGGATGCATCGTACGTGTCGTC aGCTTTAGCTGACTTTGACTTCGTAACATCGCGAGGCCGTTTGACCAAAGTTTTATGCACACCTTATGAAGGTCAAACTGAGTGGTCGCTAGCCGTCACCAAGTTCCAAGGAGTATTTTACATCAATGAAGTGGAAACTGAGAATGCTTGCCGGGGCCGACAGAACCGCACTGAGAGTCACGAAGAGAATATATACTGGGGGTACAAGTTTGAGCAGTACATATGCGCAG ACAAAGTTGACGGCGAACCTGATTCGACTGGCGTGGTCAACTCCAATGAGGCCTTCTACAGCGTGGTCCGAACTCGTCTTTCGGACCACAGGCTGCTGTACTCCGGCGAGGTGGACTGCCGGGACAAAGATCCGAAAGCTCCGGCTCCTCCTGCCTGCTATGTGGAGCTCAAGACATCAGGAGAGATGCACACAGAAAAACAGCGGAGCAAGTTCCACAG GTTCAAGCTGCTCAAGTGGTGGGCACAATCTTTCCTCCTCGGAGTACCTCGTATCGTGGCCGGCTTCAAGAATGACGACGGGCTTGTGGTGTCCGTGCGGACTTATCAAACTGCCGAAATTCCACAGCTGGTTCAG GGTGAGTACTTGGGTTGGAAGCCAGAAGTCTGCATGAACTTCTGCAGCGACTTCCTGTCTTTTGTCAAGCGTGTGGTGATCGAAGACGATCCTCA CGTGGTGTATCTGTTCTCCCGGAAAGCACTCAGTGACGTGACCTTCACTGTACACAGGAACTCCTCTTATTCCTTCCTGCCTGACTGGTATGTGAAGGAAATGAGCTAA
- the si:ch211-256e16.3 gene encoding kelch-like protein diablo isoform X2: MSEIVADNSLIANIQEETCAAATPASPCSGDDYLFVEARHPNTVLQGLNTLRLENSFCDVTLCCGGQEFPCHRIVLASFSSYFQAMFTTDLKESKQERVAINGVEPQMVGMLVSYAYTSEVYISKANVQALLAAANLLDVMAVREACCSFMEHQMDEINCVGIHCFAEAHSCKQLEKRSMAYILKHFSRVCQQEEFLTLCVDKLTEILASDHLNVSREELVFEAAMLWLNKCSTRKQSFDKVLEHVRLPHISPYYLHDVIESLDVVKENQSCQRLISEAKDYLLLKDRRRELFCSRVRPRRSTGTSEVIITVGGEDDKVVLRSVESFDPVTNKWRDHACLPFAVSKHGLVVSGLVMLDGFVYAVGGWEGHFRLDSVECYNPHTNSWQFTGSVQMAVTSPAVVALDGLLYVTGGAVLEDGDGTDYTQVYNPKTATWTEVSPMQIPRSGSAACTLNGKIYVIGGWHASKENTDKVECYNPKTNQWTMCAPMKERRYRPGAAVVDGKIYVLGGEEGWDRYHDTIERYCDETNTWEIVGEMPTSRSWLSCVSLLLRKNDLSHYYTSLPNS, encoded by the exons ATGTCTGAGATTGTGGCAGACAACTCTCTGATTGCCAACATCCAAGAGGAGACCTGCGCCGCAGCTACTCCTGCATCCCCGTGCAGCGGCGATGATTACTTGTTTGTGGAAGCCCGGCACCCCAACACGGTCTTGCAGGGCCTCAACACCCTGCGGCTCGAAAACTCATTCTGTGATGTCACACTGTGTTGCGGCGGGCAGGAGTTCCCCTGTCACCGCATCGTGCTGGCCTCCTTCAGCTCTTACTTCCAG GCAATGTTTACCACTGACCTGAAGGAGTCCAAACAGGAGCGAGTGGCCATAAATGGAGTAGAGCCTCAGATGGTTGGCATGCTGGTGAGCTATGCCTACACGTCAGAGGTCTACATTTCCAAAGCAAACGTCCAG GCGCTGCTGGCTGCAGCCAACTTGCTGGACGTGATGGCCGTGCGCGAGGCCTGCTGCAGCTTCATGGAGCATCAGATGGATGAGATCAACTGTGTGGGCATCCACTGCTTTGCTGAGGCCCACTCCTGTAAGCAGCTGGAGAAACGAAGCATGGCGTACATTCTCAAGCATTTTagccgtgtttgccagcag GAGGAGTTTTTGACATTGTGTGTGGACAAACTAACCGAAATCCTTGCCAGTGACCACCTCAACGTGTCCAGAGAGGAATTGGTCTTTGAGGCCGCCATGCTGTGGTTAAATAAATGCTCAACCCGCAAGCAAAGCTTTGATAAG GTTTTGGAGCACGTCCGCCTGCCCCACATCAGCCCTTACTACCTCCATGACGTGATTGAGTCTCTGGATGTGGTGAAGGAGAACCAGAGCTGCCAGAGACTTATTTCCGAGGCCAAAGACTACCTGCTGCTGAAGGACCGCCGAAGGGAGCTCTTCTGCTCCCGGGTACGGCCGCGCCGATCCACAG GAACGTCGGAAGTCATCATAACAGTTGGCGGAGAGGACGACAAAGTGGTGCTGCGTAGCGTGGAGAGCTTCGATCCAGTTACGAATAAATGGCGGGATCATGCCTGCCTGCCATTCGCTGTGAGCAAGCATGGGCTCGTGGTGTCGG GCCTGGTGATGCTGGATGGATTTGTTTATGCTGTGGGGGGCTGGGAAGGTCACTTTCGTCTGGACTCGGTGGAGTGCTACAACCCTCACACCAACTCCTGGCAATTCACGGGCTCCGTCCAAATGGCAGTCACAAGTCCCGCCGTTGTAGCGCTGGACGGTCTTCTCTATGTTACTG GTGGAGCAGTTTTGGAGGATGGCGATGGCACAGATTACACACAAGTGTACAACCCTAAAACCGCTACGTGGACGGAAGTTTCCCCAATGCAGATTCCTCGTTCTGGTTCAGCAGCTTGTACGCTGAATGGAAAGATTTATGTCATAG GGGGGTGGCACGCCTCGAAGGAAAACACAGACAAGGTTGAGTGTTACAACCCCAAGACCAACCAGTGGACCATGTGCGCCCCAATGAAAGAACGACGCTACCGGCCCGGCGCTGCCGTGGTGGATGGAAAGATCTACGTCCTAGGAGGAGAGGAAGGATGGGACAG ATATCATGACACAATCGAGAGGTACTGCGACGAGACCAACACATGGGAGATTGTCGGGGAGATGCCCACCAGTCGAAGCTGGCTCAGCTGCGTGTCGCTCTTGCTGAGAAAGAACGATTTGTCCCACTACTACACCAGTTTGCCAAACAGCTAA
- the anks4b gene encoding ankyrin repeat and SAM domain-containing protein 4B, translating into MSRYHKAAIDGYLDLLKEATRKDLNSPDEDGMTPTLLAAFHGHLDALQLICSRGGDPNRSDIWGNTPLHHAAANGHMHILSFLVSFDANLFALDNELHTAMDVAASRDRMECVRFLDAAASQQTNQNPKRVVRLKKEASKEAEKRVKLCEKVKRRHQSKMDKMYRGTDASGAGSDPSDTSTLSSVGTVTGINEQFSKLIASDKSDSLTARVKGTLQKKLGKKEKGTLQRSAGDGNVIFLKQEDPASENPEFLDVFNEQDESMLEDEKEASYGNDDELGQVKQSIFNRPGLGGLIFMKRMSMDTEDITSGNNENLGYLVQNQTIEGEEDSSGLEANVDAEVPWEQDDLGLDDDEEETSPLDAFLSSVSLPEFALAFTREHLDLEALILCSDEDLKSIRIQLGPRKKILEAVARRKNALERPGVMGDSCL; encoded by the exons ATGTCTCGCTACCACAAAGCGGCCATTGACGGTTACCTGGACCTTTTGAAGGAGGCCACCAGGAAGGACCTAAACTCTCCGGATGAAGATGGCATGACGCCCACTCTGCTGGCTGCTTTTCATGGACATTTGGATGCGCTCCAGCTCATATGCAGCAGAGG GGGAGACCCCAACAGAAGTGACATCTGGGGAAACACACCGCTGCACCACGCCGCCGCCAACGGCCACATGCACATCCTCAGCTTCCTCGTTAGTTTCGACGCCAACCTGTTCGCGCTGGACAACGAGCTGCACACTGCGATGGACGTGGCTGCTTCGCGGGACCGCATGGAGTGCGTGCGCTTCTTGGATGCCGCCGCCTCTCAGCAGACCAATCAGAATCCAAAGAGAGTCGTCCGGTTAAAGAAAGAGGCCAGTAAGGAAGCGGAGAAACGGGTGAAACTTTGTGAGAAGGTGAAGCGGAGACACCAAAGCAAGATGGATAAGATGTACCGCGGGACGGATGCCTCGGGGGCCGGTTCAGATCCGAGCGACACCTCGACCTTGTCGAGCGTTGGCACCGTGACTGGCATCAATGAGCAGTTTTCCAAACTCATCGCCTCTGACAAATCTGACTCCCTGACAGCCAGGGTGAAAGGAACACTGCAAAAGAAActtgggaaaaaagaaaagggcacTCTGCAGAGATCTGCGGGAGATGGGAACGTCATTTTCCTCAAACAGGAGGACCCAGCGTCGGAGAATCCGGAATTTTTGGATGTTTTCAACGAGCAGGACGAGAGCATGCTCGAAGATGAAAAAGAGGCCAGCTACGGGAATGATGACGAATTAGGCCAAGTCAAACAATCCATCTTCAACAGGCCCGGCCTGGGTGGTCTTATTTTCATGAAGAGGATGAGCATGGACACAGAGGACATCACCAGTGGGAACAACGAGAACCTTGGCTACCTCGTTCAGAATCAAACGATCGAGGGAGAGGAAGACTCTTCTGGCCTGGAGGCCAACGTCGACGCGGAGGTCCCGTGGGAACAGGACGATCTGGGCCTGGATGACGATGAAGAGGAAACATCTCCACTTGATGCATTCTTGTCATCTGTCTCCTTGCCCGAATTTGCCCTGGCATTCACCAGAGAGCACCTGGACCTGGAGGCGCTCATTCTCTGCTCCGACGAAGACCTTAAAAGCATTCGCATCCAGTTGGGGCCACGCAAGAAGATCCTGGAAGCTGTTGCGCGTCGTAAGAATGCGCTGGAGAGACCGGGTGTTATGGGAGACAGCTGCCTTTAA
- the LOC127590115 gene encoding peroxisomal membrane protein PMP34, whose translation MSVNGSSPVALLSYETLVHAVAGAMGSVTAMTTFFPLDTAKSRLQVDENRKSKSTPVILAEIAQEEGMLALYRGWFPVISSLCCSNFVYFYTFNTLKRLTVTGPQQSRLGKDLLMGIISGAVNVVLTTPMWVVNTRLKLQGAKFRNEDLHQTHYKGIFDAFSQIIANEGVATLWNGMLPSLILVLNPAVQFMFYESMKRGAGKGGRKISSAEIFLIGAVAKAIATTATYPLQTVQAILRFGQYKGDGKGSLMGSLASIFSLLMERIQKHGVLGLYKGLEAKLLQTVLTAALMFVVYEKITAATFKLMGLHRKLKQ comes from the exons ATGTCCGTTAATGGAAGTTCGCCGGTCGCCCTGCTGTCCTACGAGACTCTGGTTCACGCTGTGGCAGGTGCAATG gGCAGCGTGACAGCAATGACCACCTTTTTCCCTTTGGACACAGCGAAAAGTAGACTGCAGG ttgATGAGAATAGAAAGTCCAAATCCACACCGGTCATCCTAGCCGAGATAGCACAGGAAGAAGGCAT GCTGGCTTTGTACAGAGGCTGGTTCCCAGTCATCTCCAGCCTCTGCTGCTCCAACTTTGTCTACTTCTACACCTTCAACACACTGAAAAGGCTGACGGTCACAGGGCCGCAGCAGTCGAGACTGGGCAAAGACCTGCTCATGGGCATCATATCAG GCGCGGTGAATGTGGTACTAACAACGCCCATGTGGGTGGTCAACACTCGTCTGAAGCTCCAGGGGGCCAAATTCAGAAATGAGGACCTTCATCAGACACACTACAAGGGCATTTTTG ATGCGTTCTCCCAGATTATAGCGAACGAAGGGGTGGCGACGCTGTGGAACGGCATGCTGCCCTCGCTCATCCTCGTCTTAAACCCAGCTGTGCAGTTCATGTTCTATGAGTCCATGAAGAGGGGGGCAGGAAAAGGTGGCAGGAAG ATATCATCTGCAGAGATCTTCCTCATCGGAGCTGTTGCCAAAGCCATCGCAACCACCGCCACGTATCCACTGCAGACAGTTCAAGCCATACTCAGG TTTGGCCAGTACAAAGGTGATGGCAAGGGCAGCCTGATGGGAAGCCTGGCAAGTATTTTCTCCTTGCTGATGGAACGAATTCA GAAGCACGGCGTTCTGGGGCTGTACAAAGGCCTGGAGGCCAAGCTGCTTCAGACAGTGCTAACAGCCGCCCTCATGTTCGTCGTGTACGAGAAGATCACCGCCGCCACCTTCAAGCTCATGGGCCTGCATAGGAAGCTGAAGCAATGA
- the si:ch211-256e16.3 gene encoding kelch-like protein diablo isoform X1, translating into MSEIVADNSLIANIQEETCAAATPASPCSGDDYLFVEARHPNTVLQGLNTLRLENSFCDVTLCCGGQEFPCHRIVLASFSSYFQAMFTTDLKESKQERVAINGVEPQMVGMLVSYAYTSEVYISKANVQALLAAANLLDVMAVREACCSFMEHQMDEINCVGIHCFAEAHSCKQLEKRSMAYILKHFSRVCQQEEFLTLCVDKLTEILASDHLNVSREELVFEAAMLWLNKCSTRKQSFDKVLEHVRLPHISPYYLHDVIESLDVVKENQSCQRLISEAKDYLLLKDRRRELFCSRVRPRRSTGTSEVIITVGGEDDKVVLRSVESFDPVTNKWRDHACLPFAVSKHGLVVSDSTLYLAGGEFPDGSASREMWRYDPCFETWMEMAPMNTSRSELGLVMLDGFVYAVGGWEGHFRLDSVECYNPHTNSWQFTGSVQMAVTSPAVVALDGLLYVTGGAVLEDGDGTDYTQVYNPKTATWTEVSPMQIPRSGSAACTLNGKIYVIGGWHASKENTDKVECYNPKTNQWTMCAPMKERRYRPGAAVVDGKIYVLGGEEGWDRYHDTIERYCDETNTWEIVGEMPTSRSWLSCVSLLLRKNDLSHYYTSLPNS; encoded by the exons ATGTCTGAGATTGTGGCAGACAACTCTCTGATTGCCAACATCCAAGAGGAGACCTGCGCCGCAGCTACTCCTGCATCCCCGTGCAGCGGCGATGATTACTTGTTTGTGGAAGCCCGGCACCCCAACACGGTCTTGCAGGGCCTCAACACCCTGCGGCTCGAAAACTCATTCTGTGATGTCACACTGTGTTGCGGCGGGCAGGAGTTCCCCTGTCACCGCATCGTGCTGGCCTCCTTCAGCTCTTACTTCCAG GCAATGTTTACCACTGACCTGAAGGAGTCCAAACAGGAGCGAGTGGCCATAAATGGAGTAGAGCCTCAGATGGTTGGCATGCTGGTGAGCTATGCCTACACGTCAGAGGTCTACATTTCCAAAGCAAACGTCCAG GCGCTGCTGGCTGCAGCCAACTTGCTGGACGTGATGGCCGTGCGCGAGGCCTGCTGCAGCTTCATGGAGCATCAGATGGATGAGATCAACTGTGTGGGCATCCACTGCTTTGCTGAGGCCCACTCCTGTAAGCAGCTGGAGAAACGAAGCATGGCGTACATTCTCAAGCATTTTagccgtgtttgccagcag GAGGAGTTTTTGACATTGTGTGTGGACAAACTAACCGAAATCCTTGCCAGTGACCACCTCAACGTGTCCAGAGAGGAATTGGTCTTTGAGGCCGCCATGCTGTGGTTAAATAAATGCTCAACCCGCAAGCAAAGCTTTGATAAG GTTTTGGAGCACGTCCGCCTGCCCCACATCAGCCCTTACTACCTCCATGACGTGATTGAGTCTCTGGATGTGGTGAAGGAGAACCAGAGCTGCCAGAGACTTATTTCCGAGGCCAAAGACTACCTGCTGCTGAAGGACCGCCGAAGGGAGCTCTTCTGCTCCCGGGTACGGCCGCGCCGATCCACAG GAACGTCGGAAGTCATCATAACAGTTGGCGGAGAGGACGACAAAGTGGTGCTGCGTAGCGTGGAGAGCTTCGATCCAGTTACGAATAAATGGCGGGATCATGCCTGCCTGCCATTCGCTGTGAGCAAGCATGGGCTCGTGGTGTCGG ACTCCACTCTATATTTAGCCGGAGGGGAGTTCCCTGATGGCTCGGCCAGTAGGGAGATGTGGCGCTACGACCCGTGCTTTGAGACTTGGATGGAAATGGCTCCCATGAACACGTCTCGCTCGGAACTCG GCCTGGTGATGCTGGATGGATTTGTTTATGCTGTGGGGGGCTGGGAAGGTCACTTTCGTCTGGACTCGGTGGAGTGCTACAACCCTCACACCAACTCCTGGCAATTCACGGGCTCCGTCCAAATGGCAGTCACAAGTCCCGCCGTTGTAGCGCTGGACGGTCTTCTCTATGTTACTG GTGGAGCAGTTTTGGAGGATGGCGATGGCACAGATTACACACAAGTGTACAACCCTAAAACCGCTACGTGGACGGAAGTTTCCCCAATGCAGATTCCTCGTTCTGGTTCAGCAGCTTGTACGCTGAATGGAAAGATTTATGTCATAG GGGGGTGGCACGCCTCGAAGGAAAACACAGACAAGGTTGAGTGTTACAACCCCAAGACCAACCAGTGGACCATGTGCGCCCCAATGAAAGAACGACGCTACCGGCCCGGCGCTGCCGTGGTGGATGGAAAGATCTACGTCCTAGGAGGAGAGGAAGGATGGGACAG ATATCATGACACAATCGAGAGGTACTGCGACGAGACCAACACATGGGAGATTGTCGGGGAGATGCCCACCAGTCGAAGCTGGCTCAGCTGCGTGTCGCTCTTGCTGAGAAAGAACGATTTGTCCCACTACTACACCAGTTTGCCAAACAGCTAA
- the dxo gene encoding decapping and exoribonuclease protein: MNQHRSHNSSFQQQRQTCKRWRDDNEQNDRRYKSSKPNHQQHQSWLSARPMPPSAQSLSTSRDLYERDFPLYKQPVEVGSFSLDSERRFFNDRRQLRYYVEPEKSPHFDLRDGYVDRYIKRDESVKEKLDHILRWILANRTKLTGRSEASSSSGFDVDFVTWRGHLTKLLTTPYETREGWLLAVTKFKGTLYISEVETDAARRDRETRTGRHQEMMYWGYKFEQFMCADKMDGSPDSSGVVNTNEAFCTVVQTRLSDHRLLFSGEVDCRDKDPNAPAPPACYVELKTSAEISTPKQRSNFYRFKLLKWWAQSFLPGVPRVVAGFRDDDGVVISVETFHISKISRLIKAEDRCWKPTVCMNFCSDFLTFVKCVATEDDPRVVYLFCWNPRCDVTYSVHRDSSYSFLPDWYVREMS, translated from the exons atgaaccaGCACCGCTCCCACAATTCCAGCTTTCAACAGCAGCGGCAAACATGCAAGAGATGGAGAGATGATAATGAACAAAATGACAGAAGATATAAATCTTCCAAACCAAACCATCAGCAACACCAGTCCTGGCTGTCAGCTCGTCCAATGCCACCGAGCGCTCAGTCTTTGAGCACCAGCAGAGACCTTTACGAAAGAGACTTCCCCCTGTACAAACAGCCTGTCGAAGTGGGCTCCTTTTCTCTGGACTCTGAACGCAGGTTCTTCAATGACAGGAGGCAGCTGAGGTACTATGTGGAacctgaaaaaagtccacattttgACCTGCGGGACGGATATGTGGACCGTTATATAAAAAGGGATGAAAGTGTGAAGGAAAAGCTGGACCACATCCTCCGATGGATCTTGGCTAATAGAACGAAGctcacagggaggtcggaggcGTCATCTTCATC CGGTTTCGATGTCGACTTTGTGACGTGGCGAGGCCATTTGACCAAACTTCTGACCACGCCCTACGAAACACGAGAGGGCTGGTTGCTGGCCGTCACCAAATTCAAGGGGACCCTTTACATCAGCGAAGTGGAAACGGATGCCGCTCGCCGGGATCGAGAGACTCGCACCGGGAGGCACCAGGAAATGATGTATTGGGGATACAAATTTGAGCAGTTTATGTGCGCAG ACAAGATGGACGGCTCCCCCGATTCGAGCGGCGTGGTCAACACCAACGAGGCTTTCTGCACCGTGGTCCAAACTCGTCTCTCGGATCACAGGCTGCTGTTCTCCGGTGAAGTGGACTGCCGGGACAAAGATCCGAACGCTCCGGCTCCTCCCGCCTGCTACGTGGAGCTCAAGACGTCCGCAGAGATCTCTACCCCCAAACAGCGGAGCAACTTTTACCg GTTCAAATTGCTCAAGTGGTGGGCACAGTCCTTCCTCCCCGGAGTCCCACGCGTCGTGGCGGGCTTCCGGGATGATGATGGAGTTGTTATCTCCGTTGAGACTTTCCACATCTCCAAGATTTCGCGGCTGATCAAG GCCGAGGATAGGTGTTGGAAGCCGACAGTATGCATGAACTTCTGCAGCGACTTCCTGACATTTGTCAAGTGCGTGGCTACCGAAGACGATCCCCG TGTGGTGTATCTGTTCTGCTGGAATCCTCGCTGTGACGTGACCTACTCGGTCCACAGGGACTCCTCTTATTCTTTTCTCCCAGACTGGTACGTGAGGGAAATGAGCTGA
- the LOC127590110 gene encoding decapping and exoribonuclease protein-like isoform X2 — protein MYAATLSTRKEPYERCSPPFKERVEEGSFSLDTERRFHHDKSQMRYFVEPDKTPNFDLRNGYSDRYIKRDENVRKNLEHILQWILANKSKLMQRTDASALADFDFVTSRGRLTKVLCTPYEGQTEWSLAVTKFQGVFYINEVETENACRGRQNRTESHEENIYWGYKFEQYICADKVDGEPDSTGVVNSNEAFYSVVRTRLSDHRLLYSGEVDCRDKDPKAPAPPACYVELKTSGEMHTEKQRSKFHRFKLLKWWAQSFLLGVPRIVAGFKNDDGLVVSVRTYQTAEIPQLVQGEYLGWKPEVCMNFCSDFLSFVKRVVIEDDPHVVYLFSRKALSDVTFTVHRNSSYSFLPDWYVKEMS, from the exons ATGTACGCTGCCACTTTGAGTACCAGAAAGGAGCCGTATGAAAGATGCTCGCCTCCGTTCAAAGAGCGAGTGGAGGAGGGTTCCTTCTCCCTCGACACGGAGCGACGATTCCACCACGACAAGAGTCAGATGAGATACTTTGTGGAACCTGACAAGACACCAAATTTTGACCTGAGGAACGGCTACAGTGATCGCTACATAAAGAGAGATGAGAATGTCAGAAAAAATCTGGAACACATCCTGCAATGGATCTTGGCCAACAAGTCGAAACTCATGCAGAGGACGGATGCATC aGCTTTAGCTGACTTTGACTTCGTAACATCGCGAGGCCGTTTGACCAAAGTTTTATGCACACCTTATGAAGGTCAAACTGAGTGGTCGCTAGCCGTCACCAAGTTCCAAGGAGTATTTTACATCAATGAAGTGGAAACTGAGAATGCTTGCCGGGGCCGACAGAACCGCACTGAGAGTCACGAAGAGAATATATACTGGGGGTACAAGTTTGAGCAGTACATATGCGCAG ACAAAGTTGACGGCGAACCTGATTCGACTGGCGTGGTCAACTCCAATGAGGCCTTCTACAGCGTGGTCCGAACTCGTCTTTCGGACCACAGGCTGCTGTACTCCGGCGAGGTGGACTGCCGGGACAAAGATCCGAAAGCTCCGGCTCCTCCTGCCTGCTATGTGGAGCTCAAGACATCAGGAGAGATGCACACAGAAAAACAGCGGAGCAAGTTCCACAG GTTCAAGCTGCTCAAGTGGTGGGCACAATCTTTCCTCCTCGGAGTACCTCGTATCGTGGCCGGCTTCAAGAATGACGACGGGCTTGTGGTGTCCGTGCGGACTTATCAAACTGCCGAAATTCCACAGCTGGTTCAG GGTGAGTACTTGGGTTGGAAGCCAGAAGTCTGCATGAACTTCTGCAGCGACTTCCTGTCTTTTGTCAAGCGTGTGGTGATCGAAGACGATCCTCA CGTGGTGTATCTGTTCTCCCGGAAAGCACTCAGTGACGTGACCTTCACTGTACACAGGAACTCCTCTTATTCCTTCCTGCCTGACTGGTATGTGAAGGAAATGAGCTAA
- the stk19 gene encoding serine/threonine-protein kinase 19: MNRKRALISDIFKVKKSRTATEKFGIKSDEQGPPDVRASLEYLMTLFPRKLFNDTLPQIVLKHQLYSIHHDKTLVDKEVNKLCENGELLMFQLGFDAEAFGLVFTSDYKAKVLAGEEGKATRGTVDKFLEKVLSPCTDLSFNKYQMIRDFLFTDAEITQLVKAGVLTVRDAGSWWLSIPNSGRFTKYFIQGRKGVLGMVKKSRYGEALQAELEGRRTTSQVKFHIKYHIHDLVGAELVDSIPTTSGTLLRFVDS, encoded by the exons ATGAATAGAAAACGAGCTCTGATTTCCGACATTTTCAAGGTGAAAAAAAGCCGAACTGCTACCGAGAAGTTTGGTATCAAGAGTGACGAACAAG GTCCACCTGATGTTCGAGCGAGCCTCGAGTACCTCATGACACTGTTCCCCAGAAAGCTTTTCAATGACACTTTGCCTCAAATTGTACTCAAGCACCAACTGTACAGCATTCACCATGACAAGACTCTGGTGGACAAAGAAGTG AATAAGCTGTGCGAGAATGGGGAGCTGCTCATGTTCCAGCTCGGCTTCGACGCCGAGGCATTTGGCCTGGTTTTCACGTCCGACTACAAGGCCAAAGtgttggccggagaagaggGCAAAGCGACTCGAGGGACGGTGGACAAATTCTTGGAGAAAGTTTTGTCGCCTTGCACAGATCTGAGCTTCAACAAATACCAGATGATCAGGGATTTCCTCTTCACGGATGCTGAAATCAC GCAACTGGTGAAAGCTGGGGTGCTGACTGTGAGGGACGCCGGCAGCTGGTGGCTCTCCATTCCCAACTCTGGCAGATTCACCAAATACTTCATACAAG GTCGGAAAGGCGTGCTGGGCATGGTGAAGAAGTCTAGGTACGGAGAAGCTTTACAGGCCGAACTTGAGGGGCGGCGGACCACCTCGCAAGTGAAATTCCACATCAAGTACCACATCCATGATCTCGTCGGCGCCGAGCTGGTAGACAG CATACCAACTACTTCGGGAACGTTGTTACGATTTGTTGACTCCTGA